DNA sequence from the Salifodinibacter halophilus genome:
GATGGCCGTGCGTCGCTTAGCTGGGCTGGTACGTAATTCGGTTACGATCACGTACCAGCGCCGCCATTAGAACTTATAGTCTACCGTGGCCGTGACCTGGCGTTTTTCGCCGTAGTAGCAGTAGTTCTCGTTGAAACAGCCGGTCACATAATCCCTGCCCAGCAGGTTCTTACCATTGAGCCGTACGCTCAGGCCTTCGAGCGTGCGCGAAAACGCCCCCAGTTCGACACCGACGAAACCGTCCATCAGCCCGTAATCTGGCACTTTGAGGGTATTCGAGGTGTTGGCGTAGCTTTCGCCGACGTAGCGACCGCCCAAGCCGGCCGAAATGCCTTTCGGGAAGTCGTACTTGACCCACAGCGAGGCGAGCTGGTCGGGCGAGAGCGTGGGGGTGTTCCCGGACTGGATGTTGACGCCGCCGGTCGCGATATCGTCCTGGTACTCGACGTTGTTGTAGCTATAGCTGGCAGTCACGTGCAGGTTATCGGTTAAGTCAGCCTTCGCCGTGAATTCGACGCCTTTGGACTCGACATCGCCGACGCCGAGATACTTGATTGGTGCTACCGACGTGCGTTTTTGCACGTTTTTCTGGGTCAGGTCGTAAAGCGCGAGTGTAAACAGCGCGTCCATATTGGACGGTTCGTATTTCACGCCGAGCTCATATTGATGACTTTTGGTCGGATCGGGGATGCTACCGCCGGCCGGCGAATAGGCGTTGGGATTAAACGATTCGCTGTAGGAGAAATACGGCGACACGCCCCATTTCGATTGATACAGAATCGCCGCCCGACCTGAGAAGTTGTCATCGCTCCGATCCGGGCTTGCGCCGCCCATCTTGGAGTTGTATTCGCGGTAGAGATAATCCTCGCGACCGTTCAACAGCAGGTGCCAGCGATTCCAGGTCATTTGATCCTGAACGTAGACGCCGAACTGGCGTAGCTTCCGGTCCTTTTTCGTTGTCGCCACTGGTGTGACGCCCGCCGGAAGGCCGTCGCCCGAATAATCCGGATTGAATGGATCGAGCTCGGTTGCTGACGCGCTGTAGTTCCGAGCGTCGTTGTCACGCTGCTGATAGCCGAAGCCAGTCAGGACCTTGTGTTCGACCGGCCCGGTGTCAAAATCGAACGCTGCGTAGTTGTCGGTCGAAAACGCGTTCAGATTGTTATGGGCACCACTGTAAAAGCGACTCAGCGTTGCACCGTCGCCCGTGAAGCCACCCTGCGCGATCTGTTTTAGATCGGTTTCGTTATGCGAGTAGCGCGATTGCGAATGCAAGCTGACATGATCATTGACCTGATGGTCGAGCTTGTAGGAAAACAGTTGTTCGTCGCGCTCGAACTGGTTGTTGCCCCGGCTCTGATCGACCCAGGATGGATCGACCTTGCGCCCAAAGCGCGATCCGTGGACCGAAAGGTCGTAGGGCACTGAACCGTGAAAGCCGCCGGTCGGATCGTGTTGGATGTAAGCCTGCAGCAGTAGCTTGGTATCGTCCGATAGGTTGAGGCGTACTTCGGGCATGAGCGTGTAGCTCTCGCTCTGGACGACATCGAACTGCGTATTCGTCGTCGACGCTTTGCCGACCACGCGATAACTGCCCCAGTCGTCGTCCGGCAGTGAGCCTTGGTGTGGCAACGGGCCGGTGAAATCGATGCCACCGCCGAACGTGTGGAAGCTGCCCCCGAAGAAACGGATTTCACGCTGCGTCGTGTCCAGCGGCTTTTTCGAAGAGAAGTTGACCAGGCCGCCTGGCATCGCGCGGCCATAGAGCACCGAGCTGGGACCCTTGACGACGTTCACACGCTTGAGAAAGAACGGATCAATTTGAAAGCTCGCGTAGGTACCGGGGTCGCTCATCAAGCGCAATCCGTCGAAAAACGTATTGTTGACATCGCCGGCATGGAAACCGCGTAGTGCAACTACGTCCTGGCGTTGGGACGCGCCGGCTAATCCGGTGAAAGTGCCGGCCGTATACTTCAGCGCGTCGTTAACGCTGCGAGCGTCCTGATCCGTGAGCTGTTGCCGTGTAACTACATCAACCGACTGTGGCGTTTCGACCAGCGGTGTATCGGTGCGAGTAGCGCCGCGGCTGCTATGCGCTTTGTAGCCTGGGGTCGCCGCGGCGGCGCCGGGTGCCTTGCCCGTCACGTTGATCGGTTGGAGTTGCTGGGACGAGCTGGTAACTGCAACGCTGTCCGAGTCTGCGGCTACCGCGCCATCTGTGCTCTGTGTTGAGCCAGCCTGCTGATTGGTTGGTTGGTTGCTCTGGGTGGCCGCGCTTGCGGGCCCAAATGTGGCGAGTGCGGTGAGTCCGCATAGCCACAGCGCTGCTCGTGGTGGCCGTATCTGTCCCAAAATCCCTTGTTTTTTCATCCCTGTCTCTCTATTGCTTGTGGCGCCATTGCTCATCGGATTAGGCCCGCGACAAGGCGTGGCGCTATTCTATTTGCGACTGATTCTCAATTGCAAATAAAGAGTGGCGGTTTCGGTCCAGCGATTTGTCGCCAGCCTGGTTCTGGGGGCGCCTGTGTGGGCATTACGTGGCGGTGAGTCGCCAGCTTCTTAGTATTGTTGGAACCGAGTGCCATGGCTAGCGGCTACGCCCTGGGTTGTAAACTCAGTTCGTCAGCGCGCATGAGGTCTGCGGTGCCGAGGTTTGCCGCTTAATCGCGCGTGGGCAATTCGCACACAGGCCAAGCGATGGGTCGCAGTCCTGAACGCAGCAGAGGCGGCGACATTGCTCCGTTGGTTCGCCGTTGCCGTCGCGCGCGCCGGGGGATAGTGTTTTGAATTGTGCGTAAAACGGGTTGAAGCCACCATCCGGGCGAACAGGGGTGTTCATTAGGCTGCGTGCACGGCGCAATATCGTGTTGGGTGATGCCGCCTGGTGTGCAAGCTGTTCCAGAACCCAGTTGTAGTACATCGTGGCGTTGGATGAAAAAACACGCGCCGACAGGCCGCTGGCTGCCGCAAGCGTCGCGGTCATTGGCGCGATCACGTCGTCGATAAGCGAGGTCATATCGCCGGCTCGACGGTTGTCGGTGACTGGGTCACGAGCGAAAACAAAATGTTTGACGGTGCCGTCGGC
Encoded proteins:
- the fhuF gene encoding siderophore-iron reductase FhuF, whose product is MNHAHFFSGNLQAFADVFSAQPWPQAEVVVPGIDLIAGHSLDPLLQTFANTCDLEDRRATISQWSKYFFARLIIPATVIEHGTSSGLVLSADRWHAACAADGTVKHFVFARDPVTDNRRAGDMTSLIDDVIAPMTATLAAASGLSARVFSSNATMYYNWVLEQLAHQAASPNTILRRARSLMNTPVRPDGGFNPFYAQFKTLSPGARDGNGEPTEQCRRLCCVQDCDPSLGLCANCPRAIKRQTSAPQTSCALTN
- a CDS encoding TonB-dependent siderophore receptor, whose protein sequence is MKKQGILGQIRPPRAALWLCGLTALATFGPASAATQSNQPTNQQAGSTQSTDGAVAADSDSVAVTSSSQQLQPINVTGKAPGAAAATPGYKAHSSRGATRTDTPLVETPQSVDVVTRQQLTDQDARSVNDALKYTAGTFTGLAGASQRQDVVALRGFHAGDVNNTFFDGLRLMSDPGTYASFQIDPFFLKRVNVVKGPSSVLYGRAMPGGLVNFSSKKPLDTTQREIRFFGGSFHTFGGGIDFTGPLPHQGSLPDDDWGSYRVVGKASTTNTQFDVVQSESYTLMPEVRLNLSDDTKLLLQAYIQHDPTGGFHGSVPYDLSVHGSRFGRKVDPSWVDQSRGNNQFERDEQLFSYKLDHQVNDHVSLHSQSRYSHNETDLKQIAQGGFTGDGATLSRFYSGAHNNLNAFSTDNYAAFDFDTGPVEHKVLTGFGYQQRDNDARNYSASATELDPFNPDYSGDGLPAGVTPVATTKKDRKLRQFGVYVQDQMTWNRWHLLLNGREDYLYREYNSKMGGASPDRSDDNFSGRAAILYQSKWGVSPYFSYSESFNPNAYSPAGGSIPDPTKSHQYELGVKYEPSNMDALFTLALYDLTQKNVQKRTSVAPIKYLGVGDVESKGVEFTAKADLTDNLHVTASYSYNNVEYQDDIATGGVNIQSGNTPTLSPDQLASLWVKYDFPKGISAGLGGRYVGESYANTSNTLKVPDYGLMDGFVGVELGAFSRTLEGLSVRLNGKNLLGRDYVTGCFNENYCYYGEKRQVTATVDYKF